In the Euphorbia lathyris chromosome 5, ddEupLath1.1, whole genome shotgun sequence genome, one interval contains:
- the LOC136229076 gene encoding probable inactive receptor kinase At5g10020: MSLTSSFSLCFFPLSLLFLLTSPAHSDQSELRSLLEFKKGILSDPTHTILSAWNISSLSDLTSCPSSWPGITCDSSTNSVTAISLDRLSLSGDLKFSTLLNLKSLQNLSLSGNHFTGRLVPALGSISSLQYLDLSHNNFSGPIPARIAELWNLKYINLSVNGFDGGFPVDLKVPFRNLQQLKVLDLRSNKFGGNVLQVLSEFVNLEYLDLSNNGFYGELGSLSVDNVSGLANTVRFVNFSGNQLHGGFLKAEVIQLFRNLQVMDLSHNMINGELPSFESLRSLRELRLQNNQLFGAIPVELFNGSVPIENLDLSGNGFTGFIHAVDSTTLNILNLSSNGLSGSLPTILKRCSVLDLSKNMISGDMSVMQNWEATLEVLDLGSNNLSGSLPNLSSQFSRLSKLILRNNSLEGNLPPQVVSGPGLFAIDLSLNQLSGSIPGGFFTSTTLINLNLSRNQFTGPIPMQGSQVGELLVLPTYPKMESLDLSHNSLDGGLPSNVGNFVSLNLLNLSDNDLSGEIPVELSKLSYLQYLDLSGNKFKGKIPNNLPSSLIGFNVSDNDLSGTVPQNLWKKFDISSFTPGNPLLILPIQSPNSVPQQLPSKVKRHSSKHGVTIGIIVGAVVTTMMILVLLAYHRAQQKEFHGRNGFGPQTTGEDVKVEGSARSSFFKFHPNVNRQPTSLSFSNDHLLTSNSRSLSGPTEFANEIVEHDLPGVMAASSASNINVLEHCPTTSERKSSSGSPIMLSPRFVESHEQSVKLDVYSPDRLAGELFFLDASLAFTAEELSRAPAEVLGRSSHGTLYKATLDGGHMLTVKWLRVGLVKHKKEFAKEVKKIGSIKHQNIVPLRAYYWGPREQERLLLADYVQGDSLALHLYETTPRRYSLMSFNQRLKVAVDVARCLLYIHDRGMLHGNLKPTNILLEGPDYNVRLTDYGLHRLMTPAGIAEQILNLGALGYCAPELANATKPMPSLKADVYALGVILMELLTRRSAGDIISGQSGAVDLQDWVRMCDVEGRRMDCIDRDIGSGEEDSKAMDDLLGISLRCILPVNERPNIRQVLEELCSISI, translated from the exons CGACTCTTCTACCAACTCTGTCACCGCCATTTCTCTCGACCGCCTCTCTCTTTCAGGTGACCTTAAATTTTCAACTTTACTCAACCTTAAGTCTCTTCAGAATCTTTCTCTCTCTGGTAACCATTTCACTGGTCGTCTTGTACCTGCATTGGGATCTATCAGCTCTCTCCAGTACTTGGATCTATCTCACAACAATTTTTCTGGCCCGATCCCTGCTCGGATCGCTGAGTTGTGGAATTTGAAGTATATTAATTTATCCGTGAATGGTTTTGATGGTGGCTTCCCGGTTGACTTGAAAGTCCCTTTCAGGAATTTACAGCAATTGAAGGTTTTAGATTTGCGTTCTAATAAGTTTGGGGGTAATGTTCTTCAAGTGTTGAGTGAATTTGTCAATTTGGAATACTTGGATTTGAGTAACAATGGCTTTTATGGCGAGCTTGGTAGCCTCAGCGTGGACAATGTATCGGGTTTGGCTAATACTGTTCGTTTCGTCAACTTCAGTGGAAATCAATTGCATGGTGGCTTTTTGAAAGCAGAGGTGATTCAATTGTTTAGGAATTTGCAGGTCATGGATTTAAGTCATAATATGATTAATGGAGAGTTACCTTCATTTGAGTCTTTGCGGAGTTTGAGGGAATTGCGATTGCAAAACAATCAATTATTTGGGGCTATACCGGTTGAGCTGTTTAATGGATCAGTGCCGATTGAAAATTTGGATCTTAGTGGCAATGGATTTACAG GTTTTATTCATGCAGTGGATTCTACCACTCTGAATATTTTGAATCTCTCTTCAAATGGTTTATCAGGCTCCTTGCCCACTATTCTTAAGAGATGTTCAGTTTTGGATCTAAGTAAAAATATGATCTCCGGTGACATGTCTGTTATGCAGAATTGGGAAGCCACTCTAGAGGTTCTTGATCTGGGTTCAAACAATTTGTCAGGAAGTTTGCCGAACTTATCTTCTCAGTTTTCTAGGTTAAGCAAACTTATTCTTAGGAATAATTCTTTGGAAGGTAACCTGCCTCCTCAAGTTGTGTCTGGTCCGGGATTGTTTGCAATTGACCTCAGTCTAAATCAACTAAGTGGGAGTATCCCAGGTGGTTTCTTCACTTCAACCACATTGATAAATCTGAATCTTTCAAGAAATCAGTTTACAGGACCAATTCCTATGCAAGGCTCACAAGTGGGTGAGTTATTGGTTTTACCCACTTATCCAAAGATGGAGTCTCTTGATCTTTCTCACAATTCCTTGGATGGTGGGTTGCCTTCAAATGTAGGTAACTTTGTGAGTCTCAATTTGCTGAATCTCTCAGACAATGACTTGTCAGGAGAGATCCCAGTTGAATTGAGTAAACTTTCGTACTTGCAGTACCTTGATTTATCTGGCAATAAGTTTAAGGGTAAAATCCCTAATAATCTTCCGTCCAGCCTGATTGGATTTAATGTATCCGATAATGATCTAAGTGGCACAGTGCCACAAAATTTGTGGAAAAAATTCGATATTTCTTCATTTACTCCTGGAAATCCATTGCTGATCCTCCCAATTCAATCACCAAATTCTGTTCCACAGCAGCTTCCTAGCAAAGTTAAACGCCATAGTTCAAAACATGGTGTTACAATAGGAATAATTGTTGGTGCAGTTGTAACTACTATGATGATTTTGGTTTTACTAGCCTATCATCGTGCACAACAAAAAGAATTTCATGGAAGAAATGGATTTGGTCCGCAAACTACTGGAGAAGATGTTAAAGTTGAAGGATCTGCAAGATCTTCCTTTTTCAAATTCCACCCAAATGTTAACCGACAACCAACATCATTGAGTTTTTCAAATGATCATTTGCTTACTTCAAATTCAAGATCATTATCTGGGCCAACAGAGTTTGCAAATGAAATTGTTGAGCATGATTTACCAGGAGTAATGGCAGCCAGCTCTGCTTCAAATATTAATGTGTTAGAGCATTGTCCCACAACATCTGAAAGGAAGTCATCTTCAGGCTCCCCAATAATGTTGTCACCGCGTTTTGTCGAGTCCCATGAACAGTCTGTGAAGTTGGATGTTTATTCACCAGATAGGTTGGCTGGAGAACTGTTCTTCTTGGATGCTTCCCTGGCATTCACAGCAGAGGAGCTATCTCGAGCCCCAGCAGAAGTTCTTGGTAGAAGCAGCCATGGAACTCTGTATAAAGCTACTCTAGATGGAGGACATATGTTGACTGTGAAGTGGTTGCGGGTGGGCCTGGTGAAACATAAGAAAGAATTTGCTAAGGAAGTTAAAAAGATAGGCTCTATAAAACATCAAAATATAGTTCCATTACGAGCATATTATTGGGGGCCTAGAGAGCAGGAGAGACTTCTTCTAGCAGACTATGTACAGGGAGACAGCTTGGCCCTACATCTATATG AGACTACACCCCGAAGATACTCGTTGATGTCATTTAACCAAAGACTAAAAGTTGCTGTTGATGTTGCGCGATGTCTATTATACATTCATGATAGAGGCATGCTCCATGGGAATTTGAAACCGACAAATATACTTTTGGAAGGTCCGGATTACAATGTTCGGCTTACGGATTATGGGCTTCATAGACTGATGACACCAGCTGGGATAGCGGAACAGATACTGAATCTGGGAGCACTGGGATATTGTGCTCCAGAACTGGCAAATGCAACGAAACCAATGCCGTCATTGAAGGCGGATGTGTATGCATTGGGAGTGATATTAATGGAACTATTAACTAGAAGAAGTGCAGGGGATATAATATCAGGTCAATCAGGAGCAGTAGATCTACAAGATTGGGTTAGGATGTGTGATGTAGAGGGAAGAAGAATGGATTGTATTGACAGAGATATAGGAAGTGGAGAAGAAGATTCAAAAGCAATGGATGATTTGCTTGGTATATCACTACGCTGTATACTTCCTGTAAATGAGAGACCTAACATCAGACAAGTCCTGGAGGAGCTTTGTTCTATATCAATTTGA
- the LOC136228953 gene encoding pentatricopeptide repeat-containing protein At4g19191, mitochondrial isoform X1 — MVASSISSSSFKRFKNLSVKVDFYNYWIRDAVNQNDAHKALFLFRDMKQNALQPNNWTFPFLSKACAFLSNLHLSQIIHAHIIKSPFCSNLFVQTAMVNTYLKCHQLDMAYNLFVEMPNRDVASWNVMLLGFVQLGFSDRAFDIFQEMRSAGIMPDSVTIMGICEGISSMENLRLAKVIHSFGIQVGLDTDVSVANTWISLYTKCGDLHMAVSVFDGIEVGLRSTVSWNSMIAGYAYAEKLIDALNCYKLMLLDGFWPDISTIVSLLSSCLQPVAAFQGMQIHSHGIRFGCDSDIHVVNTLISMYSRCGDLHSARCLFDSLQNRSCVTWTAMISGYAKKGNMDEALKLFNAMQAAGDKPDLVTVLALISGCGQIGVLDVGKSIDAYASSNCLKHNVVVCNALIDMYAKCGSICDAREVFDAMADRTIVSWTTMIAGFALNGLFGEAFDLFYRMIDLGLKPNDITFLAILQACTHGGLLEKGWEFFNMMTRNYKINLGLDHYSCMADLLGRKGMVKEALEFIQGMPLKPDAAIWKALLSASKIHGNTEIGEYAAHKLFEMDPLVSFLYVEMANIYASEGRWSGVEKMRRMMRSSRVRKCPGQSLVEVNGTTYAFTVEERGHSHSEMELVYGVLEGLASQSKEEDSSLSTHSNNNLDFEFLDV; from the coding sequence ATGGTGGCATCTTCAATTTCTTCGAGTAGTTTCAAGCGTTTCAAAAATCTCTCGGTGAAAGTTGATTTCTATAACTATTGGATACGGGATGCTGTTAATCAAAACGATGCCCATAAAGCACTTTTCCTCTTCCGCGATATGAAACAGAATGCCCTGCAACCTAACAACTGgacctttcctttcctttccaaaGCATGCGCCTTTCTCTCCAATCTTCATCTCTCACAAATCATCCATGCCCATATCATAAAGTCTCCGTTTTGCTCTAATCTTTTTGTTCAAACAGCGATGGTTAACACCTACCTGAAATGCCATCAGTTAGACATGGCCTACAATCTGTTTGTTGAAATGCCCAACAGGGATGTTGCTTCCTGGAATGTGATGCTTCTGGGATTCGTTCAACTAGGATTTTCTGATAGAGCATTCGATATTTTTCAGGAGATGAGATCAGCTGGGATTATGCCTGATTCAGTGACTATTATGGGAATTTGTGAGGGAATTTCAAGCATGGAGAATCTCCGGTTAGCTAAGGTTATTCACTCATTTGGAATTCAAGTTGGGTTAGATACTGATGTTTCTGTTGCTAATACTTGGATATCTTTATATACTAAATGTGGTGATTTACATATGGCTGTATCAGTTTTTGATGGAATTGAAGTTGGTTTAAGGAGCACAGTCTCCTGGAATTCAATGATTGCAGGGTATGCTTATGCTGAGAAACTTATTGATGCTTTGAATTGTTACAAATTGATGCTATTGGATGGGTTTTGGCCTGATATTAGTACCATTGTTAGCCTGCTCTCTTCTTGTCTGCAACCAGTGGCTGCATTTCAAGGTATGCAGATTCATTCTCATGGAATTAGATTTGGTTGTGATTCAGATATCCATGTAGTTAATACTCTCATATCTATGTATTCTAGATGTGGAGACCTTCACTCTGCAAGATGTTTGTTTGACAGCTTACAGAATAGAAGCTGTGTTACATGGACTGCCATGATTAGTGGTTATGCTAAGAAAGGGAATATGGATGAGGCTCTGAAACTTTTTAATGCTATGCAAGCTGCTGGTGACAAGCCTGATTTGGTTACCGTACTTGCTTTGATTTCAGGTTGTGGCCAAATTGGTGTTCTTGATGTTGGAAAGTCGATTGATGCATATGCGAGTTCTAATTGTTTAAAACATAACGTCGTTGTTTGCAATGCATTGATAGACATGTATGCAAAATGCGGAAGCATATGTGATGCACGAGAAGTCTTTGATGCCATGGCGGATAGAACTATAGTTTCTTGGACAACCATGATTGCAGGTTTTGCCTTGAATGGCCTATTTGGAGAAGCTTTCGACCTTTTCTATCGAATGATAGATTTGGGGTTGAAGCCAAATGACATAACATTCCTTGCCATACTTCAGGCTTGTACTCATGGTGGCTTACTTGAGAAAGGATGGGAGTTCTTCAATATGATGAccagaaattacaaaataaatctGGGATTAGATCATTATTCTTGTATGGCAGATCTTCTTGGACGGAAAGGAATGGTGAAAGAGGCATTAGAATTTATTCAAGGTATGCCTTTGAAACCTGATGCTGCCATATGGAAGGCATTGCTGAGTGCTTCCAAGATACACGGAAACACCGAAATTGGTGAATATGCAGCTCATAAGCTTTTTGAAATGGATCCTCTTGTATCCTTCCTGTACGTGGAGATGGCTAACATATATGCATCGGAAGGAAGGTGGAGTGGAGTCGAAAAGATGAGAAGAATGATGAGAAGTAGCAGGGTGAGGAAGTGTCCAGGACAGAGCTTAGTTGAAGTCAATGGTACAACTTATGCATTTACTGTTGAAGAAAGAGGCCATAGTCATAGTGAGATGGAGCTTGTGTATGGTGTCTTGGAGGGTCTGGCGTCACAATCAAAGGAAGAAGATTCATCATTATCAACACATTCCAATAATAACCTGGATTTTGAGTTCCTTGATGTTTGA
- the LOC136228953 gene encoding pentatricopeptide repeat-containing protein At4g19191, mitochondrial isoform X2: MVASSISSSSFKRFKNLSVKVDFYNYWIRDAVNQNDAHKALFLFRDMKQNALQPNNWTFPFLSKACAFLSNLHLSQIIHAHIIKSPFCSNLFVQTAMVNTYLKCHQLDMAYNLFVEMPNRDVASWNVMLLGFVQLGFSDRAFDIFQEMRSAGIMPDSVTIMGICEGISSMENLRLAKVIHSFGIQVGLDTDVSVANTWISLYTKCGDLHMAVSVFDGIEVGLRSTVSWNSMIAGYAYAEKLIDALNCYKLMLLDGFWPDISTIVSLLSSCLQPVAAFQGCGQIGVLDVGKSIDAYASSNCLKHNVVVCNALIDMYAKCGSICDAREVFDAMADRTIVSWTTMIAGFALNGLFGEAFDLFYRMIDLGLKPNDITFLAILQACTHGGLLEKGWEFFNMMTRNYKINLGLDHYSCMADLLGRKGMVKEALEFIQGMPLKPDAAIWKALLSASKIHGNTEIGEYAAHKLFEMDPLVSFLYVEMANIYASEGRWSGVEKMRRMMRSSRVRKCPGQSLVEVNGTTYAFTVEERGHSHSEMELVYGVLEGLASQSKEEDSSLSTHSNNNLDFEFLDV, encoded by the exons ATGGTGGCATCTTCAATTTCTTCGAGTAGTTTCAAGCGTTTCAAAAATCTCTCGGTGAAAGTTGATTTCTATAACTATTGGATACGGGATGCTGTTAATCAAAACGATGCCCATAAAGCACTTTTCCTCTTCCGCGATATGAAACAGAATGCCCTGCAACCTAACAACTGgacctttcctttcctttccaaaGCATGCGCCTTTCTCTCCAATCTTCATCTCTCACAAATCATCCATGCCCATATCATAAAGTCTCCGTTTTGCTCTAATCTTTTTGTTCAAACAGCGATGGTTAACACCTACCTGAAATGCCATCAGTTAGACATGGCCTACAATCTGTTTGTTGAAATGCCCAACAGGGATGTTGCTTCCTGGAATGTGATGCTTCTGGGATTCGTTCAACTAGGATTTTCTGATAGAGCATTCGATATTTTTCAGGAGATGAGATCAGCTGGGATTATGCCTGATTCAGTGACTATTATGGGAATTTGTGAGGGAATTTCAAGCATGGAGAATCTCCGGTTAGCTAAGGTTATTCACTCATTTGGAATTCAAGTTGGGTTAGATACTGATGTTTCTGTTGCTAATACTTGGATATCTTTATATACTAAATGTGGTGATTTACATATGGCTGTATCAGTTTTTGATGGAATTGAAGTTGGTTTAAGGAGCACAGTCTCCTGGAATTCAATGATTGCAGGGTATGCTTATGCTGAGAAACTTATTGATGCTTTGAATTGTTACAAATTGATGCTATTGGATGGGTTTTGGCCTGATATTAGTACCATTGTTAGCCTGCTCTCTTCTTGTCTGCAACCAGTGGCTGCATTTCAAG GTTGTGGCCAAATTGGTGTTCTTGATGTTGGAAAGTCGATTGATGCATATGCGAGTTCTAATTGTTTAAAACATAACGTCGTTGTTTGCAATGCATTGATAGACATGTATGCAAAATGCGGAAGCATATGTGATGCACGAGAAGTCTTTGATGCCATGGCGGATAGAACTATAGTTTCTTGGACAACCATGATTGCAGGTTTTGCCTTGAATGGCCTATTTGGAGAAGCTTTCGACCTTTTCTATCGAATGATAGATTTGGGGTTGAAGCCAAATGACATAACATTCCTTGCCATACTTCAGGCTTGTACTCATGGTGGCTTACTTGAGAAAGGATGGGAGTTCTTCAATATGATGAccagaaattacaaaataaatctGGGATTAGATCATTATTCTTGTATGGCAGATCTTCTTGGACGGAAAGGAATGGTGAAAGAGGCATTAGAATTTATTCAAGGTATGCCTTTGAAACCTGATGCTGCCATATGGAAGGCATTGCTGAGTGCTTCCAAGATACACGGAAACACCGAAATTGGTGAATATGCAGCTCATAAGCTTTTTGAAATGGATCCTCTTGTATCCTTCCTGTACGTGGAGATGGCTAACATATATGCATCGGAAGGAAGGTGGAGTGGAGTCGAAAAGATGAGAAGAATGATGAGAAGTAGCAGGGTGAGGAAGTGTCCAGGACAGAGCTTAGTTGAAGTCAATGGTACAACTTATGCATTTACTGTTGAAGAAAGAGGCCATAGTCATAGTGAGATGGAGCTTGTGTATGGTGTCTTGGAGGGTCTGGCGTCACAATCAAAGGAAGAAGATTCATCATTATCAACACATTCCAATAATAACCTGGATTTTGAGTTCCTTGATGTTTGA